From Candidatus Manganitrophus morganii, the proteins below share one genomic window:
- a CDS encoding 20S proteasome subunit A/B, translating into MVYDEPYRWVEAVRNRRDYLEEQLSAGSPIVALPYENGVLMATLGAGTSKLYEVYDQIAFGGIGHPADLEKLRNVVLDAAHVEGFNRSPVDVTVRRLMKFILAPMVKQAFEEVLHAPYIAKIVMAEIGILSGKALFFHLNYDGVFEEQERGVVLAPTAPMSERMAAFLNAAGETHSVSLKEALQIALRTWAVSQLPTDLEAEKEAGAPPTPKELDPLLKRSLESHTLEAALLDRTQPGSSKYRTLSHDEIEQALKGWLK; encoded by the coding sequence ATGGTTTATGACGAGCCTTACCGATGGGTCGAAGCGGTTCGAAATCGGCGCGATTATCTTGAAGAACAACTTTCCGCCGGCAGCCCGATCGTCGCCCTCCCCTATGAAAACGGGGTCTTGATGGCGACCCTCGGCGCCGGCACGTCGAAGCTGTATGAAGTGTATGACCAGATCGCGTTCGGCGGAATCGGCCATCCGGCCGATCTGGAGAAGCTGCGAAATGTCGTCCTCGATGCCGCCCATGTGGAAGGCTTCAATCGCTCCCCGGTCGATGTCACGGTCCGCCGGCTGATGAAATTTATTTTGGCGCCGATGGTCAAGCAGGCCTTTGAAGAGGTGCTTCACGCTCCCTACATTGCAAAGATCGTGATGGCGGAGATCGGCATCCTCTCCGGCAAGGCGCTTTTCTTCCATCTGAATTATGACGGGGTCTTCGAAGAGCAGGAGCGCGGGGTGGTCCTGGCGCCGACGGCGCCGATGAGCGAGCGGATGGCGGCTTTTCTCAATGCCGCCGGGGAGACCCACTCCGTGTCGCTCAAGGAGGCCCTGCAGATTGCCCTGAGAACCTGGGCGGTCTCTCAGCTTCCGACCGATCTGGAGGCGGAAAAAGAGGCCGGCGCCCCCCCGACGCCAAAGGAGCTCGATCCGTTGTTGAAGCGGTCGCTCGAATCGCACACCCTCGAAGCGGCCCTTCTTGACCGGACCCAGCCGGGGAGCTCGAAATACCGGACCCTTTCTCATGACGAAATCGAACAGGCGCTGAAGGGGTGGTTGAAATAG
- a CDS encoding proteasome subunit alpha encodes MHNGDFWSLLKTNGYKLGPGTLPEGREPIESKIALTQGTTIFGLKYKEGVLVAGDRRATAGTTVMYDRTDKVLEIDRHSVMAIAGVPATAFEIARVMEHTFKYYRRSQLQELSLEGKVRALSKLLKENIPMAIQGIGAVAPIYAVYDVARKEGKLFFYDILGAGFEAVEFTTSGSGSPAIRGILQYENRWGKRPLAELSEEAAITLTMRLLETAAEFDAATGGSNREAHLYPVIKLVTMEGVREIPQKTLESLYSRNVVGRSTAGEPGLGIG; translated from the coding sequence ATGCATAATGGTGACTTTTGGTCTCTTCTCAAAACCAACGGTTATAAATTAGGACCGGGAACCCTTCCGGAAGGGAGAGAGCCGATTGAAAGCAAAATCGCCCTGACGCAAGGAACGACCATCTTTGGACTGAAATACAAAGAGGGTGTCTTGGTTGCGGGAGATCGCCGGGCGACCGCTGGAACGACGGTGATGTACGACCGGACCGACAAGGTCCTCGAGATCGACCGCCATTCGGTGATGGCGATCGCGGGGGTCCCCGCGACCGCCTTCGAAATTGCCCGCGTGATGGAGCATACCTTCAAGTATTATCGGCGCAGCCAGCTTCAGGAGCTGAGCCTTGAAGGAAAGGTCCGCGCCCTCTCGAAACTCCTCAAGGAAAACATCCCGATGGCAATCCAGGGGATCGGCGCCGTCGCCCCCATCTATGCTGTTTACGATGTGGCGCGGAAAGAAGGGAAGCTCTTTTTCTACGACATTCTCGGCGCCGGATTCGAAGCGGTTGAATTCACCACCTCCGGTTCCGGTTCCCCGGCCATTCGTGGAATCCTTCAGTATGAGAATCGCTGGGGGAAGCGCCCGCTGGCCGAGCTCTCCGAGGAGGCGGCGATCACCCTGACGATGCGACTCCTGGAGACGGCGGCCGAATTCGACGCCGCCACCGGCGGGAGCAACCGAGAAGCCCATCTCTACCCGGTGATTAAACTGGTCACGATGGAAGGGGTCCGAGAAATTCCTCAGAAAACACTCGAATCGCTCTATTCACGAAACGTCGTCGGCCGCTCTACCGCGGGAGAACCGGGGCTGGGCATCGGATAA
- a CDS encoding ubiquitin-like protein UBact produces MTEFMERRERPVNPLEKPREETGPKRPDTDSSKENLLKRMRKVDPKQAERYRQRTGE; encoded by the coding sequence ATGACCGAATTCATGGAACGACGGGAACGCCCGGTGAACCCGCTCGAAAAACCGCGCGAGGAGACCGGACCGAAGCGTCCCGACACCGACTCCAGCAAGGAAAATCTCTTAAAGCGGATGCGGAAGGTCGATCCGAAACAGGCGGAGCGGTACCGACAGAGAACCGGAGAATAA